The sequence GAGGGTATGGAGGCAAACCAAGTAGGACGTATCAACAATAATGTAAATACGAAAATAGTTAATGTCTGATCATGTGTTTTCATGAAATGACCACTCCATTTTAGAGCAAATGTCCTTTTTTGTCAATTAACGTTTAGAGCTGTACCCCATTATATAACACGAAGGATACAGCGTTTACGTGACAAATAAAAGAATGATTTTTCAATTTTCTAATCTGTTTTCAATGTAAACATGAATGATTATatcatttgttaaaataattacttatatgtCGAGTAAGTGGTATTCCACGAATACAGAATCTTTTATTCAGTGTTTTACAGTCAGAAACTCGGGACCTCGCGTATCGTTTATAACTTACCGTTGTAGTTTATATGTTACataataaaacttgaaaacttaTGCAGTTTGTAAGATTCTGCAGTGGTTGGTGTCCATTATAAGTCATCGCTATCGGCAAAGATCTGGACGACCGGATTTTCCCCTCTCTGGTTGGAAGACAATGTCTGCACGACAGGGGACTGACTGTTTCAGATCTCAGAAGTTGGACTGACTGTTCCAGATCTCAGAAGTTGGACTGACTGTTCAAGATCTCAGAAGTTGGAATTGTTGCGACCGAACAGATAATGCTGGCGGAAGAAAAACAACTTCGGATGCAATTAGGCAATCAGGTGCAAGCATTGGAAAAAAGAATGGGATCAGTCGAGTCGTTCCAAAAGGAATGCGGTAAGAGAACGAATAAATAACTTTCATACGGCGGCAGattttgaaattaatgttttattgatTCAACGGGAAATCAATTGGGACCTCTTTTGGACTGACTGTTCCAGATCTCAGAAGTTGGACTGACTGTTCAAGATCTCAGAAGTTGGAATTGTTGCGACCGAACAGGGGGTAGGACTGAGTTGGACACTGAGACCAGAAATATGGCTGGTGCGTGAGAGGGTGTCACCCTCGTGGTACAGGAAAGTATAAATGTGTTTAACAAATAGTGTTATTTCGTGTATTTTGCGGAATTATTTAGATCTAATATGAGTGCCGATGAGAAGCATTCTTTCGGCAACCAGTTATCAGATAAATTGGTTTATATGGCAACCAAAATTTCGTGATTATTTGAAGCTCTGGGTAAAACCAGTGCTAACTTGAGTAGGTGaaaagataataacatgcatatTTCAATCAGTTTTGGTTTTATTAGAGTGCATTTAAGACGTGTGCAATGCTAATAAAAAATCGTGTTGTCTTTTTTAACGCTTTATGCAATTAACATATTTAACAAACAACAGGTCTTGAATTTTGGAAATATCCCATTTAAATCAGAGTTTCAGCTTTCTTAGAAAGACGTTTGAAAACATAAATTAACAGCTTTGACCGTTCAATAAATTGCGGACTCATCATAGTGCAACAAGTCGAAAATAGGGCGATTagtaatgttttgataaaaataatgataatgatgataataataataataataataataaacacataCAAAGCAAAACTATATCTATTGGAAGAAAGGGCTCGAAACTACTCTTCAACgaaattttatttagtttatgccctattgtgatgaaagtttctttttatttatacgGTAAAGACGCAAATGGACGCCAAATGTGCATGTTCAAGTATTACGTCGTATAAAATACACGTTTTCTTTCTCCAGAATATGTCCTTTtttaaattagctattttaataGATATTCACTACTCTAAACAGGTTATGTTTAGATCCAtttcttagaaatatatataaatatacaagacaTAATACAAACGTATACGATTTGAATTTCAAATTAAAGTCCCAAATGTTTAAGCTAACAATCATTATGTCCTCCATGTCAGtgtgttttatttcataattacCCGTGGCCATACTTCATGTAAAACATGCGACAAAAGACCATGCCAGTTTCAGTTATCAGCCTTTTAAATTTATCTGTACATCTCCTTGGCGTTGTATATTAGATATCAACTGCTTCTCGTATGACATGTCAAACGTTTCTAAATTATATAAtctattttatcattattgtttgcctgttattgttattcaatgtcgtgccattcatttctaaattttgctattgttattgtacatgtcgttattcttattgtatgttcgatattattatggtaaaagtcattattgttattctatatttcgttattgttatttatctttgatattgttattcaatgaaaAGCCTTGTTGCAAAACATGGGAAATAATTACATCATTCTGAgggatataaatagcacagcgacgatttacaaatacaatcacataatatagaatatgaatgacacgttttgtaaatagaatcatCAGATCTTGaacaacaataatgacttttaccataagaatgtcgaacatacaataagaataacgacatatacaataacaatagtaagacttagaatatgaatgacacgacattgaataacagtaTCAAAGATACAATGGCAATatcgaaatatagaataacaatcaTTACTTTTACcgtaagaatatcgaacatacaataagaataacgacatatacaataacaatagcaaattttagaatatgaatgacacgacattgaataacaattaataacaaacaataataataacatacatatataatttagcaacgctTGACATGCCATATTCTCGCATTAAAGTGTTGCTTGTGCTTTTCAAACTACATTTTACTTTGAAAGATGATCATACAAGCATTATTCCGCAGACACAGACGGACACGAACCTTCAATGTCTTCTTGTAAAAGCCTTAACATTTGCCTTATGAGGTCCTTCTGTAGTTTCAACGATGTACCATTGTGttccttgtttgttttgttcatgctgtcttattgttttattttgtctgtgtATTTTTGTGTGTAAATGCAAACTCTTTACACATCCATTCATACACTGCTGTACACATCCATTCAAACACTGCTGCAGGGTTTCGTTCTGAACAGTCTGCGTTCCTTGAACTCGAGTATTCCTAttagatatttatccttgtttttaacccttaccctgctaaatttctattactGTAACGAATTTTTCATCCGCTATTTAAAACCACTACATAGTTCCGAAATAAGATCCATACTCCTCCAAAAACACATATTCCAAATGCGTTAAACACGTACATGCATACAGCTGTACTCGCAATGATCATTCTGAGTAAGAGTAATGTGTAAACAAGAAACCATGGCAAGGATACAGTGTCAATTCATCTCATTGTTTACAACACACGTTAAgtgattaatataaaaataaatatcgaaaatataaaagaaatacataactTTCAGCGACATAAAGCTGgtaaatgttcaaaatttaatgttaaagacTTGTCATCGGttgtttttggtcaaaatggaCACTTAAAGTTTTGATATAAGTACTTGGTCGTATAAAAGTCACTTAAAGCCAAAAACATTGGGACTTTAAAGCACACGTACATAaacattaaaacaagaaacaaataatgaaaaaataaaacgcaGTATTAATATCTCCATACAAAGGTTAACCATGTTACAACCACAAGATTTATAGTTGCGTTATTGTGTTACTGCCACTGCCTAACAATACCGCTATTTATATGTATGTACACTTTACTGATTACCCACGACAGCAAATTCATAAAATACACTGCGAACATTAGAAAGATACAACAAAGTGTtggattaaaattattttttgttaattactTACTTTGACACAAATTAAATAATGAATGTTCTTCTGGTATGTTTCTTCTTTCTACATTCGGCGCAGTCACTCATCCTTGACGAAAATGCGGCTCCACAAAATACAGTTGATGCCCTTCAGATAATGCTGGCGGAAGAAAAACAACTTCGGATGCAATTAGGCAATCAAGTACAAGCATTGGAAAATAGAATGGGATCCGTTGAGTCGTTCCAAAAGGAATGCGGTAAGAGAACGATTAAATAAATTTCCTACGGCGGCAGATTTTGAAAGTAATGGGTAATCAATTGGGACCTCTCTTGGACAACCTTATTGaagtgaaaattattttttttaaaaagatacattAGCAAATATGTTATTAcgataaaataatcagaaatgacaataatattgTTCAACgccatttgagccgcaccatgggaaaacctacatagtggctttgcgaccagcatggatccagaccagcctgcgcatccgcgcagtctggtcaggatcaatgctgttcgctaacattttctctaattgcaataggctttgaaagcgaacagcatggatcctgaccagactggtctggatccatgctggtcgcaaagccactatgttggttttctcatggtacggctcatttaTTAATACATTGTAACAGCATGAAATAATAGATACACACTAACTTGCTAATTAGCTAATTACCAGAACAATACAATATAGAAGGTACATCCAATCACTAaaacaacgtattcatttgtaaaGGTCAATAAAAACTCAAAGTTATCCAGGTGTTGTAATATTTATCCAAGGCAATAAAGCATCAACATACTAACACATTATCTTGACCTCACTCAATTTATACAGGAAGCcatttttatcaagataattgTACACAGTGATATATTTTCTgttgatatttgttttcaaattggataataataatgtattatgGATTTATTCTATTTACCCGAGAGTGCATGTGTTCTATGTCGTCACGGTTATGGTTTTGTATTGTTTGTATTTCAGGATTTTACTGACGTGAATTAATAAACAAGAAGACACTGACCAattccattttttaaagtttcattttcacACCAAAAGTGCGCTGTACGTTTTTAATTAACAAGTACTGAGATGGCATAGCCAGTTGTCAGAAATCATCCACTATACTATTTATGCACATTTTAGGGTATTGGTTATATTCATATAACATAAAGACATATCTAAATTGTTTGTACGgttatttaaacatgtatttggtTGCTATATTTAGGTTGCGATGGCCGACCCACTGGCAATCCAGCATTTATGGCAGCCTTGTCTAAAGACCTCATTCACTGCTCAAAAGGTCAACCTGTCATATTTGATTCTGAGAAGCTAAACTCCGGCTCCGCCTACAACAATATTCACGGAATATTTACTGCGCCAATAACAGGAACTTACATGTTTACAGCAACTCTGTCAGTGATGCCCAACAATGCGTACCATACAGCATTCGTCAAAAACAACGCAACCAATGAAATTGGTTACCTTTACACAGATCCGATAAATTTGTGGCTCGAAAGGAGTACAACGGTTTTGACCCATCTTGATTCTGGAGACGAGATATGGATGGTCTGCTTGTCGGATTCGAGAATCGAAGGGGATCATAACCATGGCTGGGAGGGAGCGAATGACTTTCATTCACATATGTCTGGGTTTTTACTCAGTGCTGACTAGTGGCGTTGTTTTTATTAACAATCCCAATGAATCTGTATTTACTGCATGTTTCAATTTAGCAGTAACTCAGTTTTTAAataactaattttcataaagatatgtCTTTTACGATTTTTGAATTTAAGAGCCCCATACAACACTGTTGATCAAATAACTTGGCCGAAAGGACAAAATATTactgctatatacatgtattttattgatatatttgataaaatataaaaaaaaacacatcctTTGCATGCATGTATTTGCTATAAAGCGAGGAAACCTTTCATATGGAATGAGGAAGTTCGATGAGTTGCCACACACCTCCGCAGTAACTAATGCCTGAGGAACACATTGGTCTACAAAAAATTCCGGACAGCGGCTAATCTgactttaaaacacaaaaatatcaataaaatggaAATACCAGTCAAACAGGTTCATCACGACTGCAATCACCTTATCAGAAACACAGGCTGCAGTTTTACTTATTACCCAGTAATAAAATCATTGAGCAACACAGGGAACCGGTGTAATATCGTTGAATGCAATCATAATATTGGGGTTGAGGAATAAGTAAGTTAGGTCAGGCGCTGCTATTGATCTTTCAAGAAATAACTCTGTCACATACCCCAAAATTGAAATGTGATTCATTTGATAAGATAACATTTTAGACAccacaaaaatgtaatttatgtagGTTTAACCGAtccattttgtttacaatttctcTTCAAATGTACCTACCCCATCTGTTGCTTGTCATTTAGAGGCCAAATGCTAAAATGACTATGGAAAAGCCATGCATTCACACAGACACTTGAAAACATTCcacatttcacagaaaacattgtattgcttgattttgacacaaattgTATGATTGTAAACATTGCTTTTTTATCCAGTCAGCTTATGTCTCATTGACTCTTACGGGTTTCCCTACCATTGtttcaaccaatccaaagccgCGTTTCAGTAACAACATCTGACCCTTCCCATAAACTGATTGCCCTATATGACATCCGGATCAGCAAATAACAAAGTTTCCAGTTTACCATATACGTTGTTGTGGCATCGGTGTTAACGTGTACACATATGTAGTGAAATGATTAGTAGTTttgtataaacataattatgcacAACGTCATAACTGACTTCTAGGAGTGTTCGACGTCGCGGCAGGGTGGGATGGGATTGAGATGCAAGTGGAAAAAGAGAAACGTTTTCTCCCGTAGCAATAGACTACTGCACTGAAGAAAACTACCAAAAGTTTCGTCGACAATGCAATGCATTTCTAGGTAAAGAAGATAAATCTGTCAGAGAATATACCCCGAccctcaaaattttatttattaaggtatttattattttgctaaaatatcactttttgcaaaatattaaaataatccTATGTGTGTGCGCGCTAATATTTCGGATGAACTTCAAATTAGATATATCTGTTTCAGGTCAATGTTTCTTTTAACAACAAAGAGACTTATTTTAATGTGATACACTTCCGAAAAACTGAAGAAAATTTATGCAATGTGTTATTTTCACCATATTTTTGATTTCCATGCCATTTCCTTTTGTTTTATAAAGATGATTTTATGGACCTtcagtgaaaaaaatgttttaaggcGTATTAACAG is a genomic window of Mercenaria mercenaria strain notata chromosome 18, MADL_Memer_1, whole genome shotgun sequence containing:
- the LOC123538657 gene encoding complement C1q tumor necrosis factor-related protein 4-like, yielding MNVLLVCFFFLHSAQSLILDENAAPQNTVDALQIMLAEEKQLRMQLGNQVQALENRMGSVESFQKECGCDGRPTGNPAFMAALSKDLIHCSKGQPVIFDSEKLNSGSAYNNIHGIFTAPITGTYMFTATLSVMPNNAYHTAFVKNNATNEIGYLYTDPINLWLERSTTVLTHLDSGDEIWMVCLSDSRIEGDHNHGWEGANDFHSHMSGFLLSAD